The Microplitis demolitor isolate Queensland-Clemson2020A chromosome 9, iyMicDemo2.1a, whole genome shotgun sequence genomic sequence aaaataatttcgcaGATGAATACTAAAACTAATCAGTAAATGATTAACTTTAGACGCGAATATTAATGTCAGACAGTTAATTTTGAAAGCCGGAAACAAAAACCAAGTGATAatgaatcataaataaataaagaataaagaCGTGAGATGATTAATGCGGTTATAAAAGACtcgctattttttttgtatttagaGTGGGTATAGAAATTCATagttttattacaattacaataaCAATACAGTACTTTcacacttaaattattttttaatactttttatcggtctttcttattctttttttttttttcataaatactgataattaataattattataattatgaccATAACTCTTGAACTGTCAGTCTGACAAAAAACTTTACGAAATCgattttgtagagaatttaatttactacaaatttgtaatcaataaacttttttatatctcTGCTCGTTTTTGAGTTATGGGCAAAAataagaaagtaaaaaataccaaaatatGTAAAGTGGCGCTTCGCGATTTTTTATGGATGcccataacttttgaactagcAGTctggcaaaaaattttatttaatcgattttatagaaaatttaattagctacaaatttgtatttcttgaattttttcgtATCTCCATCCGTTTTTGAGTtatgggaaaaaataaaaaagtttaaaatccGAAATTGGCACTACGCGATTTTTTATGGATGTCCATAACTTTTGTACTGtcagtttgagaaaaaattttatgggactgattttgtaggaaatttaatttgctacaaatttgtattcctttaattttatcgTATCTCCATCCATTTTTGAGTTATgggcaaaaataaaaaagtttgaaatccGAAATTGGTGCTTTGCGATTTTTTATGAATGtccataacttttaaactgtCAGTctggcaaaaaattttactagacctattttgtaggaaatttaatttgctacaaaattgtattcttttaatttttttgtatctcctCTAGTTTAGAAAATATCGTGGTCAAaaggtaaataaatgaaaaattccgACTGCgtcgcaattttttaaaaattcaaattaattaaaataaaaatcaattttttttcgaaaaaactaCCCCCAGGTTTTTTAgttcattgaattttatataaaatgatctacaattgaattaattttctaaaaataaaaaaaaattttgactttaacaattcaattgttaattaaataaaaattctttactCCAAATATAATTGGGATCACACTTCACCTCTTACAATTCAACATAAATTGACCtactctataaaatttatttgaatccatttactaaagaaaaaaaaaattccataaaaaaaatcccaacaaaaaaaaaataatttcaatttatttaaattaaatattttgttgatttttaataaaaaaaaaaaaaaaaaaaaaaaaaaacaaaatgaataaCTCATTCCCGATAATTGGATCCCGTTAATTAATctcttgtaattattttttcaattaactttttttttttattaaaaattaattaagaaaaaaacttaCCGGGTGTAGACGTGACTTGTAAGCCGCAtacattatttacataaaaaaaaataatataaataaacggtttcattttaaacaatatctgtaacaataaaaaaagtatatagagTTAAAAGTAGTGAGTGAAAGGAAAAGTTCTAAATATCATTAGAATAATTAGAGTACAAGTACAAGGATTAacttaagttatttatttcgttactatttttataacaaaagatttaaaatgaCGCAAATGTATGACAAATGGAACGTGATAATGACCATTGAGAATTCGCAATCgcgtaaacaaaaaattttaaggaaattattattatttagaattttaacataaattacgataaatttgatttaatttaataaattgagtgacagctcatattttatttatatatatgtgattgaatttttatttttttacttaaaaattcatgCAGTTGATATTTGAGAACCGATAACTGGCATATGGTACGAgataggaaaaaatttgactgataataatttgtaggaaatttaattttctacaaattttattttgaaagtttttttctcaGAGTTGAAGGTGAAAAGTTATGGGGTTTGATAAGAAAGACAATCGCGAAGCATGGGTTTtggtgtattttttattttttaccgataactcaaaaactattggagatacaaaaaagttgtaagagtacaaatttgtagagaatagaatttcctataatttttgtttaaacaaCTTTTTTATGGGAGTCACAGTTAAAAAGTTACGGAGTTCAATAAATAGAACAATCGCGAAGCACGGATTTTAGTGTATTTTGTATTCTTTACCGATAACTCAAAAACTATTAGAGAtacgaaaaaatgataagagtaTAAACTTGTAGACAATtgaatttcctataaattttgtttaaacaaCTTTTTCATGGGAATcatagttaaaaagttacggAGTTTAATATATAGAACAATCGCGAAGCACGGGTTTtagtgtattttttatttttcacctaCAACTCAAAAACTATTGGAGATACGGAAAAATTGTAAGAATacaaatttgtagagaatcgaattccctataaattttatctaaaaaacttttttataagagttgcagttaaaaagttacggagtttaataaataaaacgatcGCGAAGCACAGGTTTcgatatattttcaatttttcaccgataattcaaaaactattggagatacgaaaaaattataagagtacaaatttgtagaaaattaaatttcctaataAGATAGcctacaaattatattttaaaactcatcGCTTCAAAATTGTAGAGGTTTAAAAGATCGCGTTGCACTGTCTCGAATTCAACAACTTTGTCACTTCTTATCGATAACTCAACAACCGATAGATCGAAAATCCGAGAGTAAAAATCAGTAGACTTAAATTTgcgtcaaaaattttatcatcagaccttaagttaaaaattaattgccaCTAAAATAAATCGCGCACGTGTCAATTGcgcggttaaaaaaaaaataacttaccattagttaaaaaagtgattgaatcgttattataattgaaaaacaatttaaagtaTTCAGAGGTCAACGCGTGGATTTAGTAGGAAGCCAACTGAGCGGCTAACCGATTCTTAGGTCGCTTATAAACAACCGGAGAAAGTCCATATTTGTACTTGATTTAATTGCGCGAGTAATTAACAACAGACATACATATTATTGACGGTGAGACTTTTATCTAAATCGTGTAATTCTATCATACATAAACTTGAGCTAATTTAGTTGCTGCAATTTTCGTCATTTTCCTTTTACTTCCTATCCTTGTTTGGGCAGAAAacaattattagttattattttttctcattcaaACAATAGAAAcctatttaaatgaataatttatttcttaccaTCTATTGgatgataaattattccagtaatcaagtaattaactaattgataagacatttaattgaaattcgCTGGCCCGCCTCGAAAAACCAGTAGAAGTATCATCAGTACACAATCTtgatgaaaacaattttatctgGTGTTGGTAAGTAGGCGGCAGCTGATAAGAAACTTTTCTGCTCTGACTGACCGGCGGCCGATCTGTTGCTGGCCTATGATACCGACTCAGGACATTCTCGCGGCTTCTATAGCTTCTTTATCCGGTGGCTTGCTgccgatatttaaaaaaaacaaatgactGTGAAGGTAACCGTCAGTTACAATCATGCTGCTAAGCCACGACTGCGAATTAAAAAGCGAAACTGCTCCCATACCCCACAGAACCCGTTTTCAAAAGTACGCTCACCAGtttcgtaaaatatttatggctTCGACGAAAAACCCGCGGGCGCATCGCTACCTCAGAAATCACAGCGCGATAACCAATGAAAAGCGCCTCCACTTACGCAACAACACGTGGACCATTCATCCCTTCAGTATATTTCGGTAAGTGATCAGTTACTCTCATGACCTGCGCTAAGAAACCTGAATTTTTAGTCAATGGTGGGATTTCTTGATCATCATTCACTTGGCAGCGAGCTTGCTGTTCATTCCCTACCGGGCAGCGTTCGATGTCCATCGATCCCGATCCTCCTGGGGCGTAATCAAGAACTATCTGTTGGCTATCTGCTGCCTTGATGTCTTCTTTAACTTCATAACTGGGTAAGTGGCCAGATTAGCATCGGTCCCAGTTCCTAGATGACAGTTCAAACATTCCTATCCAGATACTATGACGAAGCACGAGGACAGGTAGAAATGACCTGGAGACGGGTATTAAGGCACTACGGTCATTCCAGTTCAGTCCCTGACATCTTGGGATCATTCCCCACGGATTTAGTCTTCTTGGGTCGGTTTCAAATCAATGAAGAGCCTCTTGATGTCCTACAGAAGCTAGCAAGCCTGGTGCACATCTTCCGTATCTTTTCGACTTACTCGTATCTGATCAAAGTCGCGGAGACCTATGATGTCTCTCCAGGATACTTTGGGATCTTCTGCTTCATTCCTCTGCTGATGGTCATCCTTCACTGGTTATCCTGCATCACGTGGATAGTCCCTGTGGTGATGACTTCGATTTCCGTGGTACGACAGCCAGTTCCTGGATCCTGGATCAACCAGAATGGGCTATGGGAGCAAACGGGCAATGAAGCCTACTGGGCGAGTTTGATAAGAACAGTCACGATTTTGACGAGATCTGGAGTGCTGACCAACGAGATGCAGACCACGGAGGATCAATATGTGGTAATGATCCTTCAGTCCTTCAGCATGTTGGTTCTCTGCTATATAGTTAGTCACGCAATGAGACTCTACAAGGCACGGAACTCTTCCCAGTTGAAGTATCAAGCGACAGTTGCTCAATTGCAGAAATACATGCGGCATAAACACCTTTCCCATTTGGCTCAAAGGCGATTTCTTACTTACTACGAGTTTCGGTTCCAGAGGAGGTTCTTCAGGGAATCGGAGATACTGGGAACTATTTCAACGCAGATGCGTCAAGAGATCAGGATGCATGCCTGCAGGAAACTGGTTGAGAACGTGGCTTTCTTCAATAATCTACCAGTAGGACTTCTGACCCGGATCGTGGGTCAGTTGCTCCCGGAAGTGTTTCTCACCAACGATGTCATTGTCAGGGCCAATCAACCAGGCGACTGCATGTACTTCATTGCAACGGGCACGGTTGCTATCTACGGGCTCTCTGGGACTGAAATTTGTCATCTAGAAGATGGTGCTCATTTTGGGGAGGTTGCTATGGTCATGCCCAATGAACGCCGCGTTGCAACTGTCGTTGCCGTTGAAGTCTGCGAGCTCTACAAACTAGAGAGAAGTGATTTTATGAGGACTATTTATCCATATCCAGTTTTGTGGGAGAGAATCAAGAAGATTGCCGTCGAAAGGCATGAGAAGACTTTGACCATTGACGCACGTTAGAATTTCGACAATTTCCATGATTTCCCTGTTTGGTTCCTAATTTCGGGAATGAAAGctgctttattatttaagaggAATAAAAGTGGAGACTCCAGGCCAAACAGACCTTTTCGTTTCCGGTCCAATGACTTGGGCCAAAGTTACAGATCACGTTGCTGGTGGTTCATCCCCTGCTAGATTCATTGGGCTCTAGAACAATGCGCAGGAATCGGTGTGTCTATATACCTGTGGGGTGTGGCTACCGTGAGTAACCAACGTAAATGTATTGCTGATTTGCGGAGAAGACCCAGATACAACACCGACTAATAACAATAGGCTGGTAACGCTGTAGTTGTTATTGTAGGTAGGCAGGTAGAAAGAGACACTGTTGGATAAATGTAGATCCAGAATGAGAGAGGGATATGCGAAAGAGGGAGTAGATCGTTTGTGAAAGCCGCGAGCTACCAAGCACGCGCATCCACCGACGCCGTTACAATGTCCAGCCCTCTTATTGTCATATGCGCGAGCATTGTGATACTCTGCGCAGCTATTGTCACCCAGGTAGACACCATTTTAAATTCCTGGATTATATACACGCCATGTTTGGTTATTTTGCTAAATGTTACCGGATTCGAATGTTGTTTGTTCGGTTCCCTCCATTTGCTCATCTGCCattcaattaatcaatcaGCTTTGCTCCAAGTCATCGTAATGGAAATAAATGATGAATGTGAACCAGCTTTCATTTCCTGGATTGAGGACCAAATACCAGGTCCGAAAATTTTCGAGGGTTCGTCGTaggaagattttaaaaaatggaaattgaAGCTGAGACAACCAGCTTTCGAGCCAGCCTGGGGTcatctttgaaatttttccagctGATTTCcaaaggaatttttaaaacgtaTCCAGATGACGCTATTAGAAAGTAGTGTTCTcgagcttaaaaaattttttttatggtatggTGATTTTTCACCGAGATAATTAGCTAAATGTCAATCATTAGATAATCAATTTTGTTCAGCGGCCCGTTTTGCCCACTCACTATTCTTacccaattaattatttaataatttattttttttctaacataaTCGCAggtgttataaataataacacaaCTTAATAGATACGTTtgttacataataaaaaagtgagcAACCAGCGAGACTGAGCGGGTTTGGATTTTATCCGCGAGCCCATAGCTGCCGCCGTCTGTCGTACCACTGGTGCATGGACGAAGTAAACCGGTCGATACTCTGCGGGCTACCGGTTTTCTGTCTCACTTATATGCCGCAACTTAGCTCCTACTCTCTCTTACTGGCTCATACTTAGCAAACCCCTTTTCATGCTACTCTTCTTCCCACCAAATATACACACCCCCAccccatatatatttttttctctgtttCTAACCCTTGATATTGTGGAGcattaagataattaattttttttatggtgtgCATTTTTGCGGTGTGTATTTTTATGATGTTGATTTTTGTGGTATGCATTTCTGTGGTGTGCAATTTAGTCAATTAGTAGgaattcttataaatatatgatgaagataaataaaatgagtggTGTGCATAAAAAATGAGCTCGGTTTATCGATATTGTGACACTATCCTGTGGTGTGTAGTCagtattgttattgttgataGAAGGTTTCACACACACCAGGGGGTCGCTAGAGATGTCACGTCACGCAACATTGAGCTTTATGTCTAGTCGATTATTTTCGATTTCGTTTTATTGGAATGGGGTGTGCATTGAggtgtgattttttttctgcatatgtatagtaattttatgattctgtatatatacatatatgtatacatgtatacatgaatgacaaaaaaaatatatgatagctaataaatgaatttttaatgactaGTCTTAAAATTTAGAAAGCTTTGCaggttttttaactttgaatttaatttctagttcaactgtcatatttatgtaaaagcgcgtaaggaccttttttgtagaaaattaaatttcctaaaaaatcggtctcttataatttcaTCGTATCTTTAATATCTTAGCCATAATTTTGATCCAAAGTTAATTTGagagaattcaaaaatttttgcaaattCATTTATGTATCAAaggtgatatatatatatactagggtGAAActgataactttaaaaaatgacgGAAATAATTGTCACTCCAATACATAACAGTACgataacatgaaaaaaaaagataacagAAACTAACGAGCAAGTGGCGTACGACCGAGTTAAAAAACCGTCAAAGGAGCAGTTTCTGCAATTCATCTTTAAAACGTTATAACTCACCCCGGTAGCGCATACAGGCGATTATCTCGACACCGTTAAAGCCAGACATTCATCGCTACTGATGCATAGTCAAAATCTACACGCGCATCCTGACGCATCATTTGCCGACTCATCcgcagttttaattaatacacaCCCCTAGCACACCGCAACCCTTCCGCGGATGCTTCTCCTGTTTTTAACTTTCGCTGCTCTCAAAGCTCACAACCCACCAGCTCAAAGCTCATTCCTCATAGctcagttatttatttattttgtttttaccg encodes the following:
- the LOC103575369 gene encoding potassium/sodium hyperpolarization-activated cyclic nucleotide-gated channel 2-like: MLLSHDCELKSETAPIPHRTRFQKYAHQFRKIFMASTKNPRAHRYLRNHSAITNEKRLHLRNNTWTIHPFSIFRYYDEARGQVEMTWRRVLRHYGHSSSVPDILGSFPTDLVFLGRFQINEEPLDVLQKLASLVHIFRIFSTYSYLIKVAETYDVSPGYFGIFCFIPLLMVILHWLSCITWIVPVVMTSISVVRQPVPGSWINQNGLWEQTGNEAYWASLIRTVTILTRSGVLTNEMQTTEDQYVVMILQSFSMLVLCYIVSHAMRLYKARNSSQLKYQATVAQLQKYMRHKHLSHLAQRRFLTYYEFRFQRRFFRESEILGTISTQMRQEIRMHACRKLVENVAFFNNLPVGLLTRIVGQLLPEVFLTNDVIVRANQPGDCMYFIATGTVAIYGLSGTEICHLEDGAHFGEVAMVMPNERRVATVVAVEVCELYKLERSDFMRTIYPYPVLWERIKKIAVERHEKTLTIDAR